A genomic stretch from Hemibagrus wyckioides isolate EC202008001 linkage group LG02, SWU_Hwy_1.0, whole genome shotgun sequence includes:
- the hapstr1a gene encoding UPF0472 protein C16orf72 homolog: MEDRKEENEAEIQEHGPEHWFSNWERQCLAEADQEEPREEEVDQNREKLWHMFQNSATAVAQLYKDRVCHQQGLSLWAPFQNAATAVTNLYKESVDAHQRSYELGIQTGQQRRNKEVLAWVKKRRRTIRREDLISFLCGKAPPPRVSRATPKIPPNRPPSSDSVSSVETDLQPFREAIALHGLSGAMASISVRSGTPGSPTHVSGGGSNPGRRRNGLHDVDLNTFIAEEMAQHLENSGGGRKRTSAQCSDVITDSPTHKRNRTI; this comes from the exons ATGGAGGATCGGAAGGAAGAGAACGAGGCAGAGATTCAAGAACACGGACCCGAGCATTGGTTTTCAAATTGGGAAAGGCAGTGCCTCGCCGAGGCCGATCAAGAAGAACCGAGAGAAGAGGAGGTCGACCAGAACCGAGAAAAACTATGGCATATGTTTCAAAATTCGGCTACGGCGGTGGCGCAGCTTTATAAAG ATCGAGTTTGCCATCAACAAGGACTGTCCCTGTGGGCGCCATTTCAGAACGCAGCAACAGCCGTGACCAATCTGTACAAAG AAAGCGTGGACGCACATCAGCGGAGCTACGAGCTCGGGATCCAGACGGGTCAGCAGAGACGCAACAAGGAAGTCCTGGCCTGGGTGAAGAAGCGAAGAAGGACCATCCGGAGGGAGGATCTGATCAGCTTCCTGTGTGGCAAAGCTCCGCCTCCCAGGGTCTCCAGAGCCACGCCCAAAATTCCACCCAACCGACCGCCTTCGTCAGATTCCGTCTCTTCTGTAGAAACAGACCTGCAGCCTTTCCGTGAAGCCATCGCACTGCATG GTCTGAGTGGCGCGATGGCCAGCATCAGTGTCCGTTCCGGAACTCCGGGCTCTCCCACTCACGTGAGCGGCGGCGGctcgaacccgggccgcagGAGAAACGGCCTCCACGACGTCGACCTGAACACGTTTATAGCCGAGGAGATGGCGCAGCACCTGGAGAACAGCGGCGGTGGCAGGAAGCGCACGAGCGCCCAGTGCAGCGACGTCATCACGGACTCGCCGACCCACAAACGCAACAGGACGATCTGA